One region of Flavobacterium sp. GSB-24 genomic DNA includes:
- a CDS encoding LysR family transcriptional regulator, translating to MELRHLKYFLAVAEELNFTKASEKLFISQPPLSRQIAELEEELQAKLFIRNNKKVELTEAGKYFEKEVKTLFQDLERISLKTKKIAENVSGEFRIAYISSIYSAVISDLIKHLKSQFPYVNFKLFEVSTTKQITALEQGKIEMGIIRSPIQSPKIKAHLWFKDGFSIVFNKNMIQLKSEKDILDLRDETFVFFNKDYAPHYHEVLLELCAFYGFTPKIIHEANNINSIVQLVKNGLGISIVPSNIAKNNQDSEIGFIELKKVNLSTDVSLITSKEDDSEITKTAVAFLLNFSKK from the coding sequence ATGGAATTACGTCATTTAAAATATTTTTTGGCTGTAGCCGAAGAACTGAACTTTACCAAAGCTTCAGAAAAACTGTTTATTTCACAGCCACCGCTGAGCCGTCAAATTGCTGAATTGGAAGAAGAACTTCAGGCAAAGCTTTTTATTCGGAACAATAAAAAAGTAGAACTTACAGAAGCAGGAAAATATTTTGAAAAAGAAGTAAAAACCCTTTTTCAAGATTTGGAACGAATTTCATTAAAAACAAAAAAAATCGCAGAGAACGTTTCGGGTGAATTCAGAATCGCGTATATCAGTTCCATTTATTCGGCTGTTATTTCAGATTTAATCAAGCATTTAAAGTCGCAATTTCCGTATGTCAATTTCAAACTTTTTGAAGTTTCAACAACAAAACAAATTACAGCATTAGAACAAGGAAAAATCGAAATGGGAATAATTCGTTCACCAATACAATCTCCTAAGATAAAAGCACACTTATGGTTTAAGGACGGATTTTCTATTGTTTTTAATAAAAACATGATTCAATTAAAATCTGAAAAAGATATTTTGGATTTAAGAGACGAAACTTTCGTGTTTTTCAACAAAGATTATGCACCTCATTATCATGAAGTTTTGTTAGAACTTTGTGCTTTTTATGGCTTTACGCCGAAAATCATCCATGAAGCAAACAACATTAACTCTATTGTACAATTAGTGAAGAATGGATTAGGAATTTCGATCGTCCCTTCGAATATTGCTAAAAACAATCAGGATTCTGAGATAGGATTTATCGAATTAAAAAAAGTAAATCTTTCTACCGATGTTTCACTGATTACTTCAAAAGAAGATGATTCTGAAATTACAAAAACGGCTGTTGCTTTTTTATTGAATTTTTCTAAGAAATAA
- a CDS encoding META domain-containing protein — protein sequence MKKILMLFIAASLAYSCKSSKEATSVAVTNEKSVEKKLQQTWILENLNGKTISEKDFASFPKVQLTPSNFSGSTGCNAIKGNLLSKGEGKIQFLDLTSETKKCDAKKESEFLQLLRTTSGYSIENNKLYLSNQFGLTMSFKKG from the coding sequence ATGAAAAAGATTTTAATGTTATTTATTGCAGCATCATTGGCTTACAGCTGCAAATCGAGTAAAGAAGCAACATCCGTTGCTGTAACAAATGAAAAATCAGTTGAAAAGAAATTACAACAAACTTGGATTTTAGAGAATTTGAACGGAAAAACAATAAGTGAGAAAGATTTCGCAAGTTTTCCAAAAGTTCAACTGACTCCGTCAAATTTTTCTGGATCAACGGGATGCAATGCTATTAAAGGAAATTTACTTTCTAAAGGAGAAGGAAAAATTCAGTTTTTGGATCTTACTTCAGAAACTAAAAAATGTGATGCAAAAAAAGAAAGCGAATTTCTACAATTGTTAAGAACCACTTCAGGTTATTCTATTGAGAACAATAAGCTTTATCTTTCTAATCAGTTTGGATTGACAATGTCTTTTAAAAAAGGGTAA
- a CDS encoding META domain-containing protein translates to MKKILSLLLLSLLIISCKTASNKESNTSASTSGTLQDDLNFYFKATGNEPFWGVKIGNDQIVFTSLISGKESITFPAVDAIRAMDANVKMYKCSNETASIIVTIQQLDCQDSMSGAISPYSVKVEIKNNADLEFQKLGGCGRYITDYRLHDIWVLEELNGYKVFAADFQKEFPRIEINSTENRFSGYGGCNTISGQFFYEKDVLRFTKVLSTLMACPQGNKEGEFTKALQNVTTYSIENNRLTLSNPSAKLLVFRKVD, encoded by the coding sequence ATGAAAAAAATACTTTCACTTTTGTTATTGTCTCTTTTGATAATAAGCTGTAAAACGGCATCAAATAAAGAATCTAATACAAGCGCATCGACTTCAGGAACTTTACAAGACGATTTAAATTTTTATTTTAAAGCAACAGGAAATGAGCCTTTTTGGGGAGTTAAAATAGGAAATGATCAAATTGTTTTTACTTCATTAATAAGTGGTAAAGAGAGCATCACTTTTCCTGCTGTAGATGCGATACGAGCGATGGACGCCAATGTCAAGATGTATAAATGCAGTAACGAAACGGCATCTATAATTGTCACAATCCAGCAATTAGATTGTCAAGACTCTATGTCTGGCGCAATTTCGCCTTACAGCGTAAAAGTTGAAATTAAAAATAATGCTGACTTGGAGTTTCAAAAGCTGGGCGGCTGCGGTAGGTACATAACAGATTATCGCCTTCATGACATTTGGGTTTTAGAAGAATTGAATGGTTATAAAGTTTTTGCTGCCGATTTTCAAAAGGAATTCCCAAGAATCGAGATTAATTCGACAGAAAATAGATTTTCTGGCTACGGCGGCTGTAATACTATTAGCGGGCAATTTTTTTATGAAAAGGATGTATTGAGATTTACCAAAGTCCTTTCGACCCTTATGGCATGTCCTCAAGGAAATAAAGAAGGAGAATTTACTAAAGCACTTCAAAACGTAACTACTTATTCTATTGAAAATAACAGATTAACACTTTCGAACCCTTCTGCAAAGCTTTTGGTTTTTAGAAAAGTAGATTAA
- a CDS encoding response regulator transcription factor, with product MSNNIRVVLADDHVFVRDGIKSLLENEANIEVVGEAIDGADALEVVAESKPDLLIVDIRMPNLTGIEVVEKLRSENNDIKIIMLSMHESEEYVLKSIKAGADGYLLKGSSKEEFLKALHSVAAGGKYFSGDISSILISQLTNSSTSLEPKQNLGEEMMITKREKEILTLLLSGKGNKEIAEALDISKRTAEVHRFNLMKKLKVKNLMELSNKAAEYSLI from the coding sequence ATGAGTAATAACATTCGTGTAGTGCTTGCAGATGATCATGTTTTTGTTAGAGACGGAATCAAATCTTTACTAGAAAACGAAGCAAACATTGAGGTTGTAGGCGAGGCAATAGATGGTGCCGATGCGCTTGAAGTAGTTGCAGAAAGCAAACCAGACTTACTTATAGTAGATATTCGTATGCCAAACTTAACTGGTATAGAGGTAGTAGAAAAACTTAGAAGCGAAAATAACGACATCAAAATTATAATGCTTTCGATGCACGAATCGGAAGAATATGTTTTGAAATCTATAAAAGCTGGTGCTGATGGTTATTTATTAAAAGGTTCAAGCAAAGAAGAATTTTTAAAAGCGCTTCATAGTGTTGCGGCCGGCGGAAAATATTTCAGCGGTGATATTTCTTCTATTTTAATAAGTCAATTAACGAATTCATCTACATCATTAGAGCCCAAGCAAAATTTAGGAGAAGAAATGATGATCACTAAAAGAGAAAAAGAGATTCTAACTCTTTTATTATCTGGAAAAGGAAACAAAGAAATCGCCGAAGCTCTTGATATCAGTAAACGTACAGCTGAAGTACACCGATTTAATTTGATGAAAAAACTAAAAGTTAAAAACTTGATGGAACTTTCGAATAAAGCTGCAGAGTATTCTTTAATCTAA
- the nirB gene encoding nitrite reductase large subunit NirB, whose product MIRVIVVGNGMVGYKFCEKFVAKSGQEKYQITVFGEEPRRAYDRVHLSEYFGGKTADDLSLSTSEWYAENNITLNTSELITDINREQKTIHTHLGKTHTYDYLVLATGSSAFVPPIEGVEKEGVFVYRTIEDLDAIMAYARKIKQKGATEAAVLGGGLLGLEAAKAVRDLGLNPHVVEFAPRLMPRQLDQGASDMLQSKIEELNIGIHLNKATQYIDGKECITGMMFANEELLKVDMLVISAGIKPRDELARVSGLEVGVRGGIVVNNQMQTSDPSIYAIGEAALYNQNIYGLVAPGYEMADVAAEQILKGSKTMRETIDMSTQLKLIGVEVASFGDPFIENNDITAIIYENKLSGIYKRINVTKDSKKLLGGILVGDASDYNSLFQIYVNEMALPKNPEDLILGSRDGSEGSSLGSVMDLPDTAVICSCENVTKGAICCKILDESCSSLSDVVKATKATSGCGGCKPMVSDLVKATQKSLGKEVKEVICEHFSYTRQELFDLVKINKYENFYDVIDHHGKGDGCEICKPVVASIFSSIYNDTANKHVTTQDTNDRFLANIQRNGTYSVVPRVAGGEITAEKLIVIGEVAKQFDLYTKITGAQRVDLFGAHLSDLPKIWKILIDNGFESGHAYGKSLRAVKSCVGNAWCRYGMDDSAGFAIELENRYKGIRSPHKLKGGVSACIRECAEARGKDFGLIAVEGGWNLYIAGNGGANPKHAVLLAEKIDKETVIKYMDRFLMYYIRTAGPLVRTSTWLEKLDGGLDYLKQVIIEDSLGICETLEVEMQTLVNTFECEWKQVLEKPRLLKRFSHFINSDEKDDNAVFVPLRDQKAPKAWS is encoded by the coding sequence ATGATTAGAGTAATAGTAGTTGGAAACGGCATGGTTGGTTATAAATTTTGCGAAAAATTCGTTGCAAAATCAGGACAAGAAAAGTATCAAATTACCGTATTTGGTGAAGAACCGAGACGAGCTTACGATCGTGTTCACTTAAGTGAATACTTCGGGGGGAAAACAGCAGATGATTTATCTCTATCAACAAGTGAGTGGTACGCTGAAAATAACATTACTCTTAATACATCAGAATTAATTACTGATATAAATCGTGAACAAAAAACAATACATACACATCTAGGAAAAACGCATACTTACGATTACTTAGTTTTGGCAACTGGTTCTTCGGCTTTTGTTCCTCCAATTGAAGGAGTAGAAAAAGAAGGCGTTTTTGTCTACAGAACTATTGAAGATCTGGATGCGATTATGGCATACGCCAGAAAAATTAAACAAAAAGGCGCAACCGAAGCTGCAGTTTTAGGCGGAGGATTATTAGGTCTTGAAGCAGCAAAAGCGGTTAGGGATTTAGGACTCAACCCGCACGTTGTGGAATTTGCACCTCGTTTAATGCCCAGACAATTAGATCAGGGCGCGAGCGATATGCTACAATCTAAAATTGAAGAATTAAATATCGGAATTCATCTTAATAAAGCCACGCAATATATTGACGGAAAGGAATGCATAACAGGAATGATGTTTGCCAATGAAGAATTGTTAAAAGTAGACATGCTGGTTATTTCTGCCGGAATTAAACCTCGCGACGAACTGGCAAGAGTTTCTGGGCTGGAAGTCGGTGTAAGAGGCGGAATTGTGGTAAACAATCAGATGCAGACATCAGATCCTTCTATCTATGCGATTGGCGAAGCGGCACTTTATAATCAAAACATTTACGGACTTGTTGCTCCAGGTTACGAAATGGCCGATGTTGCCGCTGAGCAAATCTTGAAAGGTTCTAAAACCATGAGAGAAACTATTGATATGTCGACTCAATTAAAGTTAATTGGTGTGGAAGTAGCAAGTTTTGGTGATCCTTTTATTGAAAATAATGACATTACAGCCATTATTTATGAAAACAAATTAAGCGGTATCTACAAAAGAATTAACGTTACAAAAGATTCTAAAAAATTATTAGGTGGAATTTTAGTTGGAGACGCAAGCGACTATAACTCACTTTTTCAAATCTATGTTAACGAAATGGCTCTGCCTAAAAATCCAGAAGATTTAATTCTTGGCTCAAGAGATGGATCTGAAGGTTCAAGTTTAGGAAGTGTAATGGACTTACCAGATACAGCCGTAATTTGTTCTTGCGAAAATGTTACAAAAGGTGCCATCTGCTGTAAAATTTTAGACGAAAGCTGCAGTTCCTTATCAGATGTTGTTAAAGCAACCAAAGCAACTTCTGGTTGCGGCGGTTGTAAACCAATGGTTTCAGATTTGGTAAAAGCGACGCAAAAATCACTTGGAAAAGAAGTAAAAGAAGTGATATGCGAGCATTTCAGCTATACACGCCAAGAATTGTTCGATTTGGTAAAAATCAATAAATACGAGAATTTCTATGACGTTATCGATCATCACGGAAAAGGTGACGGATGCGAGATCTGCAAACCAGTTGTGGCTTCAATTTTTTCAAGTATATACAATGATACTGCGAACAAACATGTTACAACTCAAGATACAAATGATAGATTCCTAGCGAATATTCAACGAAACGGAACTTATTCTGTTGTTCCAAGAGTTGCGGGAGGAGAAATTACAGCCGAGAAATTAATCGTAATTGGCGAAGTTGCCAAACAATTTGATTTATACACCAAAATCACTGGTGCACAAAGAGTGGATTTATTCGGAGCGCATTTGAGTGATTTGCCAAAAATCTGGAAAATCTTAATCGATAATGGTTTTGAAAGCGGTCACGCTTACGGAAAATCACTTCGTGCCGTAAAAAGCTGTGTTGGAAATGCTTGGTGCCGTTACGGAATGGACGACAGCGCAGGATTTGCAATAGAACTCGAAAACAGATACAAAGGAATCCGTTCTCCGCATAAACTAAAAGGTGGTGTTTCGGCCTGCATCCGCGAATGCGCAGAGGCACGTGGAAAAGATTTCGGGTTAATTGCTGTTGAAGGCGGATGGAATTTATACATTGCTGGAAATGGCGGTGCCAACCCAAAACACGCTGTTTTATTGGCTGAGAAAATCGACAAAGAAACCGTGATCAAATATATGGACAGATTCTTAATGTATTACATAAGAACTGCTGGTCCGCTTGTGAGAACTTCAACTTGGTTAGAAAAATTGGACGGAGGTTTAGACTATTTAAAACAAGTAATTATCGAAGACAGTTTAGGAATCTGCGAAACACTTGAAGTTGAAATGCAGACATTAGTAAACACTTTCGAATGCGAATGGAAACAAGTCCTGGAAAAACCAAGATTATTGAAACGTTTCAGTCACTTTATAAACTCAGACGAAAAAGATGATAATGCTGTTTTTGTTCCGTTAAGAGATCAAAAAGCACCAAAAGCCTGGTCTTAG
- a CDS encoding DUF2130 domain-containing protein translates to MAEQSSIQCPNCGTPIDVNDVLKHQLEDSIRKEFQQKASIQNREIELKNEQFEKAKAEFEAKKKQENELFAERLERERKIAEKEISEKIKIKLEEENKDRLLLMEKELSEKSDKIRELNKMQGEIAKLQREKLEMKEAIEAEAQKQLNATLVLERDKIRKQEEEKNELKIKEYQKQSDDQKKLIEEMKRKQEQGSMQLQGEVMELAIEEWLANNFPLDSIDEVKKGANGADCLQIVNTRELQNCGSIYYESKRTKAFQPSWIEKFKNDIRTKRANIGVLVTEVMPSGMERMGMRDGIWICTYEEFKGLSAVLRQSLIQISQAVQAQENKGDKMSMLYDFLTSNEFRLQIEGIVEGFTQMQNDLDSEKRAMQRIWKQREKQIEKVVHNTLGMYGSIRGIAGNAVQTVRALELDFIEEDESEDPKELFE, encoded by the coding sequence ATGGCCGAGCAATCTTCAATTCAGTGTCCAAACTGCGGAACTCCTATCGATGTCAATGATGTTTTAAAACATCAGTTAGAAGATAGCATCCGTAAAGAATTTCAACAAAAAGCCAGTATTCAAAACCGTGAAATTGAGCTTAAAAACGAACAGTTCGAAAAAGCCAAAGCCGAGTTTGAAGCCAAGAAAAAACAAGAAAACGAACTCTTTGCTGAACGCTTGGAGCGAGAAAGAAAAATAGCCGAAAAGGAAATCTCTGAAAAGATTAAAATTAAACTTGAAGAAGAAAACAAAGATCGTTTGCTTTTAATGGAAAAAGAGCTTTCTGAAAAATCAGATAAAATTAGGGAGTTGAATAAAATGCAGGGTGAAATTGCCAAATTACAGCGTGAAAAACTGGAAATGAAAGAAGCAATTGAAGCCGAAGCGCAAAAACAGCTGAATGCAACTTTGGTTTTAGAGCGTGATAAAATTCGTAAACAGGAAGAAGAAAAAAACGAACTAAAAATTAAAGAATACCAAAAGCAGTCTGACGACCAGAAGAAACTTATTGAAGAAATGAAACGCAAGCAGGAACAAGGTTCTATGCAATTGCAAGGCGAAGTAATGGAATTGGCGATTGAAGAATGGCTCGCAAATAATTTTCCGCTTGATAGTATCGATGAAGTTAAAAAAGGCGCAAATGGTGCCGACTGTCTTCAAATTGTAAATACACGTGAACTACAAAATTGCGGTTCTATTTATTACGAAAGTAAACGAACAAAAGCTTTTCAGCCATCGTGGATTGAAAAGTTTAAAAATGATATTAGAACTAAAAGAGCCAATATTGGCGTACTAGTTACCGAAGTGATGCCTTCTGGAATGGAAAGAATGGGAATGCGTGACGGAATCTGGATTTGTACCTATGAAGAATTTAAAGGTCTGAGTGCAGTTTTACGTCAATCCTTAATTCAGATTAGCCAGGCTGTACAGGCGCAGGAAAACAAAGGTGATAAAATGTCGATGTTATACGATTTCTTGACAAGCAACGAATTCCGACTACAGATTGAAGGAATTGTAGAAGGATTTACGCAAATGCAAAACGACTTAGATTCTGAAAAAAGAGCGATGCAGCGAATCTGGAAACAAAGAGAAAAGCAAATCGAAAAAGTAGTTCATAACACTTTAGGAATGTACGGTTCGATTCGTGGAATTGCCGGAAATGCTGTGCAGACCGTTAGGGCTCTAGAATTAGATTTTATTGAAGAAGACGAAAGTGAAGATCCTAAGGAATTATTCGAATAA
- a CDS encoding DUF4202 domain-containing protein: MTTPFQKASEWIDAENAQDPNIEIDQNTEYPKELLYSNRMYDRLMQFEPNASEEIQIASKAQHICRWKVARESYPMDRVGYLRWREELKKFHAKTTAEILDKAGYDQTFIDRVSFLIEKKLLKKDAETQLLEDVICLVFLEYYLEPFVHKHDEEKLKNIIKKTWDKMSDKGHQEALKIHYSEENLNLIKASLGL, encoded by the coding sequence ATGACTACACCTTTTCAAAAAGCAAGCGAATGGATTGATGCCGAAAACGCTCAGGATCCAAACATTGAAATCGATCAAAATACAGAATATCCGAAAGAATTATTGTATTCTAACAGAATGTACGACAGACTAATGCAGTTTGAACCAAATGCATCAGAAGAAATTCAGATCGCTTCAAAGGCACAGCATATCTGCCGATGGAAAGTTGCCCGAGAATCGTATCCAATGGATCGCGTTGGTTATTTAAGATGGAGAGAAGAATTAAAAAAATTCCACGCCAAAACTACTGCCGAAATTCTAGATAAAGCAGGTTACGACCAGACTTTTATTGATCGCGTTTCGTTTTTAATTGAAAAAAAGCTGCTTAAAAAAGACGCCGAAACCCAATTACTGGAAGATGTAATTTGTCTTGTTTTCCTTGAATATTACTTAGAACCTTTCGTTCATAAACACGATGAGGAAAAACTAAAAAATATCATCAAAAAAACCTGGGATAAAATGTCGGACAAAGGACATCAGGAAGCCTTAAAAATCCACTATTCCGAAGAAAATTTAAATCTTATAAAAGCCTCTTTAGGATTGTAA
- a CDS encoding class I SAM-dependent methyltransferase translates to MEKSTITEIKERFDKDVERFSNLETGQVATIDATISLELITEASKRIVPNAATVLDVGCGAGNYTLKMLSKVPNLSCTLVDLSLPMLDKAFERVSAETKGKVIVKQGDIREIDLEENSFDIILAGAVLHHLRDDQDWETTFTKLFKLLKPGGCLMISDLITQDTDLLNEYTWQIYGEYLEGLGGAVYRKNVFDYIAKEDTPRSMNYQLDLMKKVGFSKVEILHKNMCFGAFGGIK, encoded by the coding sequence ATGGAAAAATCAACGATTACAGAGATTAAAGAAAGATTTGACAAGGATGTCGAACGATTTTCAAATTTAGAAACTGGTCAAGTGGCAACAATCGATGCTACTATTTCTTTAGAATTAATAACCGAAGCTTCAAAACGAATTGTTCCTAATGCAGCAACTGTTTTGGATGTGGGATGCGGTGCTGGGAACTATACTTTAAAGATGTTGTCTAAAGTGCCAAACTTAAGCTGTACTTTGGTCGATTTGAGTTTGCCAATGTTAGACAAAGCTTTTGAAAGAGTCTCAGCAGAAACAAAGGGAAAAGTTATTGTGAAACAAGGGGATATTAGAGAAATAGATTTAGAAGAAAACAGTTTTGATATTATTTTAGCTGGTGCTGTTTTGCACCATTTGAGAGACGATCAAGATTGGGAAACTACTTTTACCAAATTGTTTAAATTGTTAAAACCAGGTGGATGTCTTATGATTTCTGATTTGATTACACAGGATACCGATTTGTTGAATGAATATACCTGGCAGATTTATGGCGAATATTTAGAAGGCCTTGGCGGAGCAGTATATCGCAAAAATGTATTCGATTATATTGCAAAAGAAGATACGCCAAGATCTATGAATTACCAATTGGATTTAATGAAAAAAGTAGGTTTTTCTAAGGTAGAAATTTTACACAAGAATATGTGTTTTGGCGCTTTTGGGGGAATAAAGTAG
- a CDS encoding ATP-binding protein translates to MKKSSQEEDKITFKNLRRLYFFALLTIALTIIVSQILVQYNLNQQLSDSKIINFSGKQRMLSQKIVKEVLILHYVSDTASAKQISHLKSVLSLWKKNQNALVNGSDSLAFPKEKSETLYKLYLEINPIFNKIAQTTDAFLSNLKQKKQTSENQKLVQIILENEGIFLSKMNQIVTQYDLEAHEKVTEQRRIEYWIFGFTLLVLLLEFFFIFKPTNKKIERLIAKLLSSEKKALKLAYDTEILSEIKENSVKELKSLNYAMENTLLYCRIAPDGSIIHIGEKFAKLLNYTKFSSNKKFSEVLTVDEKEQSNFDRLIFEKQRSGWQGEIKIITKEDFEIWLDLSMVPVMIKKDELELLIVCFNITERKKAQREVERLNLENTTEKINQQKIISSKIVENQENEQNRIAKEIHDGIGQMLTGLKFSLESINLDDREKSEQKIEYLKKLSLDIIKGVRTATFNLMPPELSDHGIVSSLAKLTQELSKLTGKEILFYNKTDFDQRLDSLIEINIYRLTQEAINNAIKYAESSHIIVQLSHSETLLSIIIDDNGKGFDMNSVDKKRNSESGMGLLFMKERIQYVNGRVFINSIPGEGTRITFNIPILK, encoded by the coding sequence ATGAAAAAAAGCAGTCAGGAAGAAGATAAAATCACTTTCAAAAATTTACGCCGTCTGTATTTTTTTGCACTTCTTACTATTGCTTTAACTATAATTGTAAGTCAGATTTTAGTACAATACAATCTGAACCAGCAGTTAAGCGATTCTAAAATCATTAATTTCTCAGGAAAGCAAAGAATGCTGAGTCAGAAAATCGTAAAAGAAGTTCTGATTCTCCATTATGTTTCTGACACCGCTTCTGCTAAACAAATTTCACATTTAAAAAGCGTTTTATCACTGTGGAAAAAGAACCAAAATGCACTTGTAAACGGCAGTGACAGCTTAGCTTTTCCTAAAGAAAAAAGCGAGACATTATATAAATTGTATCTAGAAATCAATCCGATTTTTAATAAAATTGCCCAAACAACCGATGCATTTCTATCAAATTTAAAACAGAAAAAACAAACTTCAGAAAATCAAAAACTGGTTCAGATTATTCTTGAAAACGAAGGCATTTTCCTTTCTAAAATGAATCAGATTGTAACGCAATACGATCTTGAAGCACACGAAAAAGTAACCGAACAACGCCGAATAGAATATTGGATTTTTGGCTTTACACTTTTGGTTTTACTATTAGAGTTCTTCTTTATTTTCAAACCCACAAATAAGAAAATCGAACGCTTAATTGCTAAACTTCTTTCTTCCGAAAAGAAAGCTTTAAAACTGGCATACGACACCGAAATACTTAGCGAAATCAAGGAAAACTCGGTTAAAGAATTAAAATCACTTAACTATGCAATGGAAAATACCCTTCTCTATTGCCGAATTGCACCCGATGGTTCGATCATACATATTGGCGAAAAATTTGCCAAACTGCTCAATTATACCAAATTTTCATCCAACAAAAAATTCTCAGAAGTTTTAACCGTTGACGAAAAAGAACAATCCAATTTTGACCGCCTGATATTTGAAAAACAGCGAAGCGGCTGGCAGGGTGAAATAAAAATTATCACCAAAGAAGATTTCGAAATCTGGCTTGATCTGTCTATGGTTCCCGTTATGATTAAAAAAGACGAATTAGAACTTCTAATTGTCTGCTTCAACATTACAGAACGCAAAAAAGCACAACGCGAAGTCGAACGTTTAAACCTTGAAAACACCACCGAAAAAATCAATCAGCAAAAGATTATTTCAAGCAAGATTGTTGAAAATCAAGAAAACGAGCAAAATCGAATCGCGAAAGAAATCCATGACGGAATTGGCCAGATGCTTACAGGTTTAAAGTTCAGTCTGGAAAGTATTAATTTAGATGACAGAGAAAAGTCGGAACAAAAAATTGAGTATTTAAAGAAACTTTCACTTGATATTATAAAAGGTGTCCGTACGGCAACTTTCAACTTAATGCCGCCAGAATTAAGCGATCACGGAATCGTTTCTTCGCTGGCAAAACTTACGCAAGAACTTTCCAAACTAACGGGAAAAGAAATCCTTTTTTACAACAAAACCGATTTCGACCAGCGTTTGGATTCTCTAATCGAGATTAATATTTACCGTCTTACGCAGGAAGCCATCAACAACGCCATAAAATACGCCGAATCTTCTCATATTATTGTGCAGCTCTCACACAGCGAAACGCTCCTCAGCATCATTATCGATGATAACGGAAAAGGTTTCGACATGAATTCAGTCGACAAAAAACGCAACAGCGAATCTGGAATGGGACTTTTATTTATGAAAGAGCGCATACAATACGTTAACGGCCGCGTTTTCATCAATTCAATTCCTGGCGAAGGAACGAGAATCACTTTTAATATTCCAATTCTTAAATGA
- the nirD gene encoding nitrite reductase small subunit NirD: MEEILNQYETVHASDATIWFKAGKVEDFPTNRGGCIKYKNKQIAIFNFTRRNEWYACQNACPHKMEMVLSRGMTGSADDIPKIACPMHKKTFSLVDGSNLNGDDFKIATYPIKVVENEVFVGFVD, from the coding sequence ATGGAAGAAATCTTAAATCAATACGAAACAGTTCATGCAAGCGATGCAACAATTTGGTTTAAAGCAGGTAAAGTAGAAGATTTTCCAACCAACCGAGGCGGCTGCATCAAATACAAAAACAAGCAGATTGCTATTTTCAATTTTACACGCCGCAACGAATGGTACGCTTGTCAAAATGCCTGCCCGCACAAAATGGAAATGGTACTTTCAAGAGGAATGACAGGATCTGCCGATGATATCCCGAAAATCGCCTGCCCTATGCATAAAAAAACATTTTCACTTGTTGATGGATCTAACCTAAACGGAGATGATTTTAAAATTGCAACGTATCCGATTAAGGTTGTGGAGAATGAAGTATTTGTTGGATTTGTAGATTAG